One Pygocentrus nattereri isolate fPygNat1 chromosome 12, fPygNat1.pri, whole genome shotgun sequence DNA window includes the following coding sequences:
- the LOC108429798 gene encoding interferon-induced GTP-binding protein Mx3-like, whose protein sequence is MENDGFSFDDVSSSTEISKAMEGVFHSHLEERVRPYIDLIDSLRLIGIEEDLALPTIAVIGDQSSGKSSVLEALSGVALPRGSGIVTRCPLELKLRKIKGGVQWRAAISYKEEYIEFDDPSLVEHYVAEAQNVLAGDGVGICDDLITLEIMSPHVSDLTLIDLPGIARVPVKGQPDDIGEQIKNLIRTFIEKSETINLVVVPCNVDIATTEALRMAQEVDPEGKRTLAILSKPDLVDRGTEKTILDVVRNQVIPLSKGYIIVKCRGQKQIDEKISLEEATRVERDFFKRHEFFSCLLNEEKATIQCLAGKLTQDLVDHIKKSLPLLSEQIKKQLWDLRKELNQCEAGPPLDPQKRKDFLIITLMKFNDKINRLACGEAGNADNLFVQLRSEFKKWKEHLDSTKSSFHEEVQTVVKEYDLKHRGRELPGFSDYNVFEMVVQRLVIQLKGPAIERLRVVRETIQEQFSDVSKVCFLNFPFLQCVAMNKIDNIQSKQEAKVEQRILEQFEMEQLVYTQDSIYFKTLNGTPGDGKTASEDNYAGLDSRTKYPEMLHTYYEIVVQRLADQVPMLIRYLMLKESAQLLCSEMLGLMHGANVAEVLREESDVSRRRINMQNRMDRLTIAQEKLSNFI, encoded by the exons ATGGAGAATGATGGATTTAGTTTCGATGACGTATCTTCTTCTACTGAAATCAG TAAAGCCATGGAAGGGGTGTTTCACAGCCATTTAGAGGAGAGAGTTCGTCCTTATATCGACCTGATTGACTCTCTGAGGCTGATCGGCATTGAAGAAGATTTAGCTCTACCAACTATAGCAGTGATTGGAGATCAGAGCTCCGGGAAAAGCTCTGTACTGGAGGCGCTGTCTGGGGTGGCGTTACCCAGAGGGAGTG GTATTGTTACCAGGTGTCCTCTGGAGCTCAAGCTGAGGAAGATCAAGGGTGGGGTTCAGTGGCGAGCGGCCATATCTTACAAAGAGGAGTACATTGAGTTTGATGACCCATCACTGGTTGAACATTACGTTGCAGAAG CTCAGAATGTGTTGGCTGGTGACGGAGTTGGAATATGTGATGACCTCATCACTCTGGAGATCATGTCTCCTCATGTCAGTGACCTCACACTGATCGATCTGCCTGGGATTGCAAGGGTTCCTGTTAAAGGTCAGCCTGATGATATTGGGGAGCAG ATCAAAAATCTCATACGGACCTTTATTGAGAAAAGTGAAACCATCAATTTGGTCGTGGTACCATGCAATGTTGACATTGCAACAACAGAGGCACTGAGGATGGCACAGGAGGTGGACCCTGAAGGCAAAAGAACTCTGG CTATTCTTTCTAAGCCAGACCTTGTtgacagaggaacagagaagACCATATTGGATGTAGTCAGAAATCAGGTTATTCCTTTAAGCAAAGGATACATCATCGTTAAGTGCCGTGGTCAGAAGCAGATTGATGAGAAAATCTCTCTGGAGGAGGCCACTCGAGTGGAGAGAGACTTCTTCAAACGTCATGAATTCTTCAG TTGCCTTTTGAATGAGGAGAAAGCAACGATTCAGTGCCTTGCCGGCAAACTGACTCAAGACCTGGTTGATCACATCAaa AAATCGCTGCCTCTGCTTTCAGAGCAGATAAAGAAGCAGCTGTGGGACTTGAGAAAAGAGTTGAATCAGTGTGAGGCTGGCCCACCGCTGGATCCACAGAAGAGGAAAGACTTCCTCATCATT ACTTTGATGAAGTTCAATGACAAGATCAATCGCTTGGCATGTGGGGAAGCGGGTAATGCGGACAACTTGTTTGTTCAGCTTCGGTCGGAGTTCAAAAAGTGGAAAGAGCATCTTGACAGTACAAAGTCATCAT TTCATGAGGAGGTCCAGACTGTGGTGAAAGAATATGACCTGAAGCACAGAGGAAGGGAGCTGCCTGGCTTCAGTGATTATAATGTGTTTGAGATGGTGGTGCAGAGACTTGTGATCCAACTGAAGGGACCAGCCATTGAGCGACTCAGAGTCGTAAGAG AAACCATCCAGGAACAGTTCTCAGATGTGTCCAAAGTCTGCTTCCTCAACTTTCCTTTCCTCCAGTGTGTTGCCAtg AACAAGATAGACAACATTCAGTCAAAGCAAGAAGCCAAAGTGGAGCAGAGGATCTTGGAGCAGTTTGAGATGGAACAGCTGGTCTACACTCAAGATAGCATCTACTTCAAAACATTGAATGGAACACCAGGGGACGGAAAAACAGCTTCAGAAGACAACTACGCTGGGCTTGACAGCAGGACCAAATATCCTGAGATGCTGCACACTTATTATGAG ATCGTCGTGCAGCGACTGGCTGACCAGGTGCCCATGCTGATCAGATACTTAATGCTGAAGGAGTCTGCTCAGCTGCTCTGCAGTGAGATGTTGGGGTTAATGCACGGTGCTAATGTAGCTGAGGTTCTCCGGGAGGAGTCAGATGTCAGCAGACGCCGCATTAACATGCAGAACCGGATGGATCGTCTCACCATCGCTCAAGAGAAGCTCAGTAACTTCATTTGA